The Leptospira bouyouniensis genome has a segment encoding these proteins:
- a CDS encoding S1 RNA-binding domain-containing protein, protein MKGPSSEFDRLLEESFKKRQSIEPGSRHEAKVTAVKNDYVFIRTVENKVIGNISSEEWREDVLPKIGDTLVVYFLKENSGDFYFTTCLSQDNLTEENLELAHQFEIPVLGQLLQEGNGGWDVKLGSHTAFVPFSQLDVSLKGKNIAGKRIKFIISELGKKQNKILLSQKKIADKERETKKQLLRDELKVGMFVSCVVKSIHKFGLIVDMDGLDALVPQSEATYKKNPDLTTEFRVGETLRAKILTLDWTTNKISLSVKDFLSDPWSGKLPFKESDIISGIVESIKPFGLFVRLGEDFSGLVPNKESGIPQRTPLNTVFQPGQKLEVFVLEINPEKRQIALSITKAAEAKDRMEYQDYLSKDSSNDSVSSFGLALKKSLENQKKKK, encoded by the coding sequence ATGAAAGGCCCATCCTCAGAATTTGACCGTTTATTAGAAGAAAGTTTTAAAAAAAGACAATCCATTGAACCAGGCTCTCGCCATGAAGCCAAAGTAACAGCTGTTAAGAATGATTATGTATTTATCAGAACTGTTGAAAACAAAGTGATAGGAAATATCTCTTCAGAAGAATGGAGAGAAGATGTATTACCAAAAATAGGTGATACCCTCGTCGTATATTTTTTAAAAGAAAATTCTGGTGATTTTTATTTTACCACTTGTTTGTCCCAAGACAACCTAACAGAAGAAAATTTAGAATTAGCCCATCAATTTGAAATTCCTGTTCTTGGTCAGTTGTTACAAGAAGGGAATGGCGGTTGGGATGTAAAACTTGGAAGTCACACAGCCTTTGTTCCGTTTAGCCAATTGGATGTATCTTTAAAAGGAAAAAATATAGCTGGTAAACGAATCAAGTTTATCATCTCCGAACTTGGCAAAAAACAAAACAAAATTTTACTCTCTCAAAAGAAAATAGCAGATAAAGAAAGAGAGACAAAGAAACAGCTGTTACGTGACGAGTTGAAAGTTGGAATGTTTGTTTCATGTGTTGTGAAAAGTATTCACAAATTTGGCCTCATTGTGGACATGGATGGACTTGATGCCTTGGTCCCTCAATCGGAAGCAACGTATAAAAAAAATCCAGATCTCACCACTGAGTTTCGAGTGGGAGAAACTTTACGTGCTAAAATTTTAACATTGGATTGGACTACGAATAAAATCTCACTCAGTGTAAAAGATTTTTTATCGGACCCTTGGTCAGGAAAACTTCCTTTTAAGGAATCGGATATCATTTCAGGGATTGTGGAATCAATCAAACCATTCGGACTATTTGTACGGTTGGGAGAAGATTTTTCAGGACTTGTTCCTAACAAAGAATCTGGAATTCCTCAAAGGACTCCCCTCAATACTGTTTTCCAACCTGGCCAAAAACTCGAAGTATTTGTTTTGGAAATCAATCCAGAAAAAAGACAAATTGCTCTTTCGATAACAAAGGCTGCAGAAGCAAAAGACAGAATGGAATACCAAGATTATCTTTCCAAAGATAGTTCTAACGATTCTGTTTCCAGTTTTGGTCTTGCTTTAAAGAAATCTTTGGAAAACCAAAAGAAAAAGAAGTAA
- a CDS encoding tRNA (cytidine(34)-2'-O)-methyltransferase: protein MEIALFRPEIPPNTGNIARLCVNAGVPLSIVGEPSFDLSEKAVRRAGLDYWKDLELFRYPTWEIFQKEKESLGKRILLVSKFGKKVYWDVSFTSQDVFLFGRETSGLPEEIHKVHPSDQIISIPMAESSRSINLSNAVAIILYEALRQEKTRTNP from the coding sequence TTGGAAATTGCATTGTTTCGCCCTGAAATTCCACCTAACACGGGTAATATTGCCAGACTTTGTGTGAATGCAGGGGTGCCACTTTCGATTGTGGGGGAACCGTCTTTTGATCTTTCTGAAAAAGCGGTGAGGCGTGCAGGCCTTGACTATTGGAAAGATTTGGAACTCTTTCGTTACCCCACTTGGGAAATCTTCCAAAAGGAAAAAGAGAGCCTTGGGAAACGAATTTTGCTTGTATCCAAGTTTGGAAAAAAAGTCTATTGGGATGTGTCCTTTACGTCGCAAGATGTATTTTTATTTGGCAGGGAGACCTCGGGACTTCCGGAAGAAATTCACAAAGTCCACCCTTCTGACCAAATCATTTCAATTCCTATGGCAGAATCGAGTCGTTCGATCAATTTATCCAATGCCGTTGCCATCATCCTTTATGAAGCACTGCGCCAAGAAAAAACACGGACTAATCCCTAA
- a CDS encoding ABC transporter substrate-binding protein, whose product MRTLSLVFFLLSLTFCRRETEEFAIQIALPSDPAHLDPLFSTDLTSQKLARFLHQGIFHTEKESLVSPWISKIKHINDPSEEIWQIEFNESSPPITDIHFSLSRLITESYPRKADYQFLKSVKMIPPTPIMASSSISVSSATPTSSTTTFVTNGSRSTLEFHFQKGTTETEWKEKLSLPFASIIGKEEWKNQNLKTYGKYKLKQWKKNEFIDLMSQKELSKGLPTSIRFRILPQSTTSLFLYRKSELDAFKLSDFLLSIPEAISEFTLTKKGRSVQYVTINQTNHCFDIHFRNALNFSIPRELIIKKLLENHADLTYGPVPLPYLEKLNLNLKKIDILFDKEKAISELKLSKCYPAVLSKELEFRMRGDDENQTKGRAIKQALEDIGLKIRLKPMEKAPLYKENGEGKGDLTLLTWYSDYDSIWNFLDPLFHPEKIGNGGNRSFYQNQMIGKLLNKPNRNIDDAKQVIETVTNEKPWIFLWSIQENYLVSKEFLRYSELADYL is encoded by the coding sequence ATGAGAACCTTATCCCTCGTTTTCTTTCTCTTGTCCCTCACTTTTTGTAGGAGAGAAACGGAGGAGTTTGCGATTCAAATTGCTTTGCCCTCAGACCCAGCCCATTTGGATCCTTTGTTTAGCACTGATCTTACCAGCCAAAAATTAGCAAGATTCCTCCACCAAGGAATTTTCCATACCGAAAAGGAATCATTGGTTTCCCCTTGGATTTCTAAAATAAAACATATCAACGATCCATCGGAAGAGATCTGGCAAATCGAGTTCAATGAGTCAAGCCCTCCCATTACCGATATCCATTTTAGTTTATCCAGACTGATTACCGAATCATATCCAAGAAAGGCAGACTACCAATTCTTAAAATCAGTAAAAATGATTCCTCCAACACCGATAATGGCCTCTTCTTCTATTTCTGTTTCGTCTGCTACTCCTACCTCTTCTACTACTACTTTCGTTACGAATGGATCAAGGTCAACATTAGAGTTCCATTTCCAAAAGGGTACCACCGAAACAGAATGGAAAGAAAAGTTGAGTTTACCTTTTGCATCCATCATCGGAAAAGAGGAATGGAAGAATCAAAATTTAAAAACCTATGGGAAATACAAACTCAAACAATGGAAAAAAAACGAATTTATTGATTTGATGTCCCAAAAAGAATTATCAAAAGGTTTACCGACCTCCATCCGTTTCCGCATCTTACCTCAATCAACAACATCATTATTTTTATATCGCAAATCGGAGTTGGATGCATTTAAATTATCAGATTTTTTATTATCAATCCCTGAAGCAATTTCAGAGTTTACTCTTACCAAAAAAGGAAGATCCGTACAATATGTAACCATCAACCAAACAAATCATTGTTTTGATATCCACTTTCGAAATGCATTGAATTTTAGCATTCCAAGAGAACTGATCATCAAAAAACTTTTAGAAAACCATGCCGACTTAACTTATGGCCCGGTCCCATTACCTTATTTAGAAAAGTTAAATTTAAACCTAAAGAAAATAGATATTCTCTTTGATAAAGAAAAAGCAATTTCCGAATTAAAACTATCCAAATGTTATCCAGCAGTATTGTCAAAAGAACTTGAGTTTCGAATGCGTGGGGATGATGAAAACCAAACCAAAGGTAGAGCCATTAAACAAGCATTAGAAGACATTGGATTAAAAATTAGATTAAAACCGATGGAAAAAGCCCCGCTCTACAAAGAAAATGGCGAAGGGAAAGGGGACCTAACGCTACTTACATGGTATTCCGATTACGATTCTATTTGGAATTTTTTAGACCCTCTTTTTCATCCAGAAAAAATTGGAAATGGAGGGAATCGATCTTTTTATCAAAACCAAATGATTGGCAAATTACTAAACAAACCCAATCGAAATATAGATGATGCCAAACAAGTGATAGAAACTGTAACAAATGAAAAACCTTGGATTTTCTTATGGTCCATCCAAGAAAACTATCTTGTCTCTAAGGAGTTTCTTCGTTATAGCGAACTCGCCGATTATCTATAA
- the lon gene encoding endopeptidase La, translating to MESNEFWENPTKLARLEDTLPKQIFLLPIKVRPVFPGIITPLIVPPGRFIQAIEESSKGAGFLGLILLKEDESELPSEDNIFQIGVVARILKKINLPDGGMNILVNTIQRFKINSIHTKEPMLIANVAYPEEELGTSKNNIKALMRTLLILTKELAQNNPLFTEDMKLTMMNVNEPAKMADFVCSILNLEKEEYQSVIEAIQINDRLEKVLLFLKKEIELVVLQKKIQEQINDKIDNQQRQFFLREQLKAIQQELGVGEDKTEQKYDKLLTRLKSIPVADEIIVEVEREIDKFKNSDPISSDYNVIRNYLDLVDSLPWEKPVQRDINLLHAKKILNRDHHKLEDVKERILEFLAVHKLNPKSKGSILCLVGPPGVGKTSIAKSIAEALGRKFYRFSVGGVRDEAEIKGHRRTYIGAMPGKLINALKITKERDTVILLDEIDKMSQGYQGDPQAALLEVLDPEQNFNFRDHYLDLPFDLSDVLFIATANTFEPIPRVLLDRMEVIQLSGYITEEKIQIFQKYLWSKIFIKNGLNPDLFTMKKETVTHLINSYSRESGLRGLEKTFDKLVRKLALKQVLKEKYSKEIREKDLVEFLGPPPFVDDRMTIPKVPGTALGLAWTNAGGSTLLIEAVLIPGKGGLTLTGQMGKMMEESANIALSFVKNYLNNDLLFEKKAIHLHVPDGATPKDGPSAGITMATAILSLVTNRVISPGFGMTGELTLTGEVLAIGGLREKIVAAKRVGIKKIIFPKDNEKAFQEIPDYVKKGVSFFPVTRFEEVEKLVFPKSKSKKK from the coding sequence TTGGAATCAAATGAATTTTGGGAAAACCCAACCAAATTGGCAAGACTAGAAGATACTTTACCAAAACAGATCTTTTTACTTCCGATCAAAGTACGACCTGTTTTTCCTGGTATCATCACTCCACTCATCGTACCTCCAGGTAGATTTATCCAAGCGATCGAAGAATCTTCGAAAGGAGCTGGGTTTTTAGGGCTTATTTTACTCAAAGAAGATGAATCGGAACTTCCTTCAGAGGATAATATTTTTCAGATTGGAGTTGTAGCAAGGATACTTAAAAAAATCAACCTACCTGATGGTGGGATGAATATTCTAGTGAATACAATCCAAAGATTTAAAATCAATTCAATCCACACCAAAGAACCAATGTTAATTGCTAATGTTGCCTACCCAGAAGAAGAATTGGGCACGAGCAAAAACAATATCAAAGCCTTAATGCGCACTTTGCTCATCTTAACTAAGGAACTGGCACAAAACAATCCTTTGTTCACTGAAGACATGAAATTAACTATGATGAATGTGAATGAACCAGCAAAAATGGCAGATTTTGTATGTTCCATACTTAATTTAGAAAAAGAAGAATACCAATCCGTTATAGAAGCCATTCAAATCAATGATAGACTTGAAAAAGTTTTGTTATTCCTAAAAAAAGAAATCGAGTTAGTTGTATTACAGAAAAAAATCCAAGAACAAATCAATGACAAAATTGATAACCAACAAAGGCAATTTTTTTTAAGGGAACAGTTAAAGGCCATACAACAAGAATTAGGTGTTGGAGAGGATAAAACTGAACAGAAATATGATAAATTACTTACACGTTTAAAATCGATTCCAGTTGCAGATGAAATTATTGTAGAAGTGGAAAGAGAAATTGATAAATTTAAAAACTCAGATCCAATATCAAGTGATTACAATGTGATCAGGAACTATTTGGATTTGGTGGATAGCCTGCCTTGGGAAAAACCAGTCCAAAGAGATATCAATCTATTACATGCCAAAAAAATTCTCAATCGGGACCACCATAAATTGGAAGATGTAAAAGAGCGCATCTTGGAATTTTTAGCAGTGCATAAACTCAATCCGAAAAGTAAAGGTTCTATCCTTTGCCTTGTTGGCCCACCTGGTGTCGGTAAAACTTCTATTGCAAAATCCATTGCGGAGGCACTAGGGAGGAAGTTTTATCGGTTTAGTGTTGGTGGAGTCAGGGATGAAGCAGAGATCAAAGGCCACCGTCGCACGTATATTGGTGCTATGCCAGGTAAACTTATCAATGCATTAAAGATCACAAAAGAAAGGGACACGGTGATTTTACTTGATGAGATCGATAAAATGTCGCAAGGTTACCAAGGTGACCCTCAAGCTGCATTATTAGAAGTACTTGATCCTGAACAAAATTTTAACTTTAGAGATCATTATTTAGATTTACCATTTGATTTGTCGGATGTTTTATTCATCGCTACAGCAAATACATTTGAACCTATCCCACGAGTATTACTCGATCGTATGGAAGTAATACAACTTTCTGGTTATATCACAGAAGAAAAAATCCAAATTTTTCAAAAATACCTCTGGAGCAAAATCTTCATTAAGAATGGGCTGAATCCAGATTTGTTTACGATGAAAAAAGAGACGGTAACTCATTTGATCAACTCTTATTCAAGAGAATCGGGTTTGCGTGGTCTTGAAAAAACTTTCGATAAATTGGTCAGAAAACTTGCCCTCAAACAAGTGTTAAAGGAAAAATACTCAAAAGAAATCAGGGAAAAAGACTTGGTGGAATTTTTAGGTCCACCTCCGTTTGTGGACGATCGAATGACAATTCCAAAGGTACCTGGTACGGCTCTTGGACTTGCATGGACCAATGCAGGAGGTTCAACCTTACTCATTGAAGCAGTGTTAATTCCTGGCAAAGGTGGCCTCACACTCACTGGCCAAATGGGAAAAATGATGGAAGAGTCAGCAAACATTGCTTTGTCGTTTGTGAAAAATTATCTGAACAACGATTTGTTATTCGAGAAAAAAGCGATCCACTTACACGTTCCAGATGGCGCCACTCCTAAAGATGGTCCAAGTGCTGGTATCACAATGGCCACAGCCATCTTATCACTTGTGACCAATCGTGTGATTAGTCCTGGTTTTGGTATGACAGGAGAGCTTACATTAACGGGTGAAGTGCTAGCGATTGGTGGTTTACGAGAAAAAATTGTCGCCGCAAAACGAGTGGGAATCAAAAAAATCATATTTCCGAAAGACAATGAAAAAGCTTTCCAAGAAATCCCTGATTATGTAAAAAAAGGTGTTAGTTTTTTTCCGGTGACACGATTTGAAGAAGTGGAAAAACTAGTGTTCCCAAAATCGAAGAGTAAGAAAAAATGA
- the uvrB gene encoding excinuclease ABC subunit UvrB, with translation MANFKMVSPFKAAGDQVKAIENIANSFGEGKNKITLVGVTGSGKTFTMAEVITRVKKPTLILSHNKTLAAQLFREFKEFFPENAVEYFVSYYDYYQPEAYVPSSDTFIEKDMSMNEEIDKLRLRATSSLLERDDVIIVSSVSCIYGLGSPEDYMNSVVMLQVGDKIDRDQIIRKFLHIQYARNDIDFSRGNFRVRGDTIEIMPSYQEEGIRIELFGDEIDGLSKIDPLTGKVKIKLDRVVVYPAKHFITSGPKIKDAIEKIKEEMALQKEYFLKQGKHLEAERIESRTNYDMEMLLELGYCNGIENYSRHLTGRSEGERPACLLDYFPGKDFLLIIDESHVTLPQIGGMYAGDRSRKQTLVDFGFRLPSALDNRPLNFEEFEQMTPRTLYVSATPDQNELNKSEAIFEQIIRPTGLLDPIVEVRPTANQIEDILNEIRLRIEQKERILITTLTKKMSEDLTDYYKEVGLKIAYLHSEIDTIERTEIIRDLRKGVYDCIVGINLLREGLDIPEVSLVTILDADKEGFLRNYKSLIQTIGRAARNVNGKAILYADRMTDSMKKAISETERRRLIQESHNQKMGITPQTIRKEIHDILPREMAEEDSKEEALKDLEKEFTLKKYKTKDKLREALKREMLRYANDLDFEKAAMFRDKMLALGPDKIET, from the coding sequence ATGGCAAATTTCAAAATGGTTTCTCCTTTTAAAGCTGCCGGAGACCAAGTGAAAGCAATTGAAAATATTGCAAATTCATTTGGTGAAGGTAAAAACAAAATCACACTCGTGGGTGTGACTGGGTCTGGAAAAACATTTACCATGGCCGAAGTTATCACTCGTGTCAAAAAACCCACTCTGATTCTATCACATAATAAAACATTGGCGGCTCAGTTGTTTCGGGAGTTTAAGGAATTTTTCCCTGAAAATGCAGTCGAATATTTTGTTTCGTATTATGATTATTACCAACCTGAAGCCTACGTTCCTTCTTCAGATACATTTATAGAAAAAGATATGTCGATGAATGAAGAAATCGACAAACTTAGATTACGTGCTACTTCCAGTTTATTGGAACGAGATGATGTGATCATTGTAAGTTCCGTATCTTGCATTTATGGCTTGGGTTCTCCTGAAGATTATATGAACTCTGTTGTGATGCTGCAAGTTGGAGATAAAATCGACCGTGACCAAATCATTCGTAAATTTTTACACATCCAATATGCAAGAAACGATATTGATTTTAGTCGAGGGAATTTCCGAGTTCGGGGAGACACGATTGAAATTATGCCATCTTACCAAGAGGAAGGAATTCGAATCGAATTATTTGGAGATGAGATTGATGGTCTTTCTAAAATTGATCCTCTTACAGGTAAGGTAAAAATCAAATTGGACCGCGTGGTCGTATACCCTGCAAAACATTTCATCACTTCAGGTCCAAAAATCAAAGATGCCATTGAAAAAATCAAAGAAGAGATGGCTTTACAAAAAGAATATTTTCTAAAACAAGGCAAACACTTAGAAGCCGAACGAATTGAATCAAGAACCAACTATGACATGGAGATGTTACTCGAACTTGGTTATTGTAATGGAATTGAAAACTATTCAAGGCATTTGACCGGTAGGTCAGAAGGGGAAAGACCGGCGTGCCTTCTCGATTATTTTCCTGGAAAAGATTTTTTACTCATCATTGACGAATCTCATGTTACTTTACCCCAAATCGGTGGAATGTATGCTGGAGATAGGTCCAGAAAACAAACGTTAGTTGACTTTGGGTTTCGCTTACCAAGCGCACTTGACAATAGACCTTTGAATTTTGAAGAATTTGAACAAATGACACCAAGGACTTTGTATGTGTCAGCCACACCTGATCAAAATGAATTGAATAAAAGTGAGGCAATTTTTGAACAAATCATTCGACCAACAGGACTTCTTGATCCGATTGTAGAAGTTAGGCCAACGGCAAATCAAATTGAAGACATTCTTAACGAAATTAGATTGAGGATTGAACAAAAAGAACGAATCCTTATTACCACTCTGACAAAAAAAATGTCAGAAGATTTAACTGATTATTATAAAGAAGTGGGTCTAAAGATCGCTTATTTACATTCGGAAATTGACACGATCGAACGTACGGAAATCATTCGGGACTTACGAAAAGGTGTTTATGATTGTATCGTTGGGATCAATTTATTAAGAGAAGGTTTGGATATACCAGAAGTGTCTCTAGTTACTATCCTTGATGCCGACAAAGAAGGTTTTCTTAGAAACTACAAATCACTCATCCAAACGATTGGTCGTGCTGCAAGGAATGTCAATGGAAAGGCAATTTTATATGCTGATCGTATGACAGATTCGATGAAAAAAGCGATTAGTGAAACGGAACGTCGGCGTTTGATTCAAGAATCTCATAATCAAAAAATGGGAATCACACCACAGACAATTCGAAAAGAAATTCATGATATTCTTCCGAGGGAAATGGCGGAAGAGGATAGCAAAGAAGAAGCATTAAAAGACTTGGAAAAAGAATTTACTTTGAAGAAATACAAAACCAAAGACAAGTTACGTGAAGCTTTGAAACGTGAGATGTTACGTTACGCAAATGACTTAGATTTTGAAAAAGCGGCCATGTTTCGTGATAAAATGTTAGCACTTGGCCCAGATAAAATTGAAACATAA
- a CDS encoding ATP-binding protein — protein MPFPLSRTELEKEIKTLFSNGLSGNVNDFYSWVFMEIQRKFKDVPDTTLETVISVLDELVKDSFITTNPIDPREYYITDVSPIIRKMGVTETFVILGALHFNPMQYVRARLAYFLKRNGIDEELRMDLCIATVEAVENAAKYGDGGGVEVTFQIDKHKVFSIEMINTVKDFNLEDDIQRGKFSSTATLMRGMMVMQKLFDSVDLEITDNRKQAILKATRKLT, from the coding sequence ATGCCGTTCCCTCTTTCCAGAACCGAGTTAGAGAAAGAAATCAAAACTTTGTTCTCCAATGGACTGTCGGGGAATGTGAACGATTTTTACTCTTGGGTTTTTATGGAAATCCAGAGAAAGTTCAAAGATGTACCAGATACAACTTTAGAAACTGTCATTTCAGTATTAGATGAACTTGTCAAAGATTCGTTCATCACAACCAATCCAATTGACCCACGTGAGTATTATATAACGGATGTTTCACCTATCATACGAAAGATGGGTGTTACTGAAACTTTTGTCATCCTCGGTGCACTCCATTTTAATCCAATGCAATATGTAAGGGCAAGACTTGCTTATTTTCTCAAACGGAATGGAATCGATGAAGAGTTACGAATGGATCTTTGTATCGCAACGGTTGAAGCAGTAGAAAATGCAGCAAAGTATGGTGATGGCGGTGGAGTGGAAGTTACATTCCAAATAGACAAACATAAAGTGTTTAGTATTGAAATGATCAACACCGTTAAAGATTTTAATTTAGAAGATGATATCCAAAGGGGTAAATTTTCATCCACCGCAACCCTTATGCGTGGCATGATGGTCATGCAAAAACTTTTTGATTCTGTTGATTTAGAAATCACTGATAACAGAAAACAAGCTATCCTAAAAGCAACTCGTAAACTAACATAG
- a CDS encoding transglycosylase domain-containing protein yields MNYKNNSFYLILEVLYGHLTDLIRFFWQKKSQVFAIGFIVGIFLSFFFLGGAYVVWSGEEIRVHKSLEKYRSEVSNFYDSFQPKSVKILDRSGKVMGEFYRRNFRPIRTDNLKKHNVIVWAVLSSEDREFFSHSGLNYTAIMRAVVTNLIQFRLSQGGSTISQQLAKLTLNLGKRNLFNKLTELYCTFYIESQYSKEEILAMYLNQIFLGEGNTGVEEAARYYFRKPASELSPEEAALLVGIIPAPSVYNPVRNLGIALSRQKRVLYDMARNPELHPSQKDIPVKFSESIEVNLKRFRTIYKVKESKDEEGNPKYSSEIGKYGADKDFRVNLAPDFNTEIRRFILEKFSNEDLEERGLLVYTTLDLEKQRFAEEALRIGVDSVRGDLSKQELEYQSKGKADLAEVTRSILPQLSGSMISLDPETGDVEALVGGYKISNVFRFNRAEEAKRQPGSTIKALVYALAFEKRIVNPSSRIKDEKLDISGYSPKNWYKGYKGEITVRQALAQSVNTVSVKLLHEVGISYFIQKLSAILSIPEEEAEQRFQRNLSLALGSGELSPMELSVIYATLMNGGRRVTPRKIIKITDMDGNEFYNTVANEAAEQILDPVACAMAINTLQSVLTEEGTMTLKRKEGEPFLYAGKTGTVQSPKLKSSKWKGIKGVRDVWFAGLTPRNVTVVWVGHDEGAPFPGSGSGVSGGIWYKYIQNVKSKLGMGNQLIPSFVGDFVKVDVCADDGTTIENNPDYVCKVPLYGQYYYIGDLPPKRSGFNKSDPQPNLSNVPNGMDNEDSEISNYEEDGSKSQPTAVDSVELEPPLIDNRRVRYNEETP; encoded by the coding sequence ATGAACTATAAGAATAATTCCTTTTATCTGATTTTAGAAGTATTATATGGCCACTTAACAGATTTAATACGATTCTTTTGGCAGAAAAAGAGTCAGGTATTTGCGATTGGATTTATCGTTGGTATTTTTCTTAGTTTTTTCTTTTTAGGCGGAGCATATGTAGTTTGGTCTGGTGAGGAAATAAGAGTACACAAATCTTTAGAAAAATATAGATCCGAAGTTTCTAATTTTTATGATAGTTTTCAGCCTAAATCAGTGAAGATCCTAGATCGAAGTGGGAAAGTGATGGGTGAGTTTTATCGCCGCAATTTTCGACCAATTCGAACGGATAATTTGAAAAAACATAATGTGATTGTTTGGGCAGTTTTGTCCTCTGAAGATAGAGAGTTTTTTTCTCATTCAGGTCTTAATTATACAGCCATTATGCGGGCAGTTGTCACCAATTTAATACAATTTCGATTGTCACAAGGTGGATCTACCATCTCACAACAGTTAGCGAAGCTCACTCTCAATCTTGGGAAACGAAATTTATTCAATAAGCTCACGGAATTATATTGTACTTTTTATATCGAAAGTCAATATTCAAAAGAGGAAATATTGGCTATGTATTTAAATCAAATTTTTTTGGGTGAAGGGAATACAGGAGTAGAAGAAGCTGCACGTTATTATTTTCGTAAACCCGCATCCGAACTCAGTCCTGAAGAAGCTGCACTTCTTGTTGGAATTATCCCCGCACCAAGTGTATATAATCCAGTTAGGAACTTAGGAATTGCTCTTTCTCGCCAGAAACGTGTGTTATATGATATGGCGCGGAATCCAGAACTCCATCCCTCGCAAAAAGACATACCTGTTAAATTTTCAGAATCTATAGAAGTAAATTTAAAACGATTTCGCACAATCTATAAAGTGAAAGAATCGAAAGACGAGGAAGGGAATCCTAAATACTCCAGCGAAATTGGAAAGTATGGAGCTGACAAAGACTTCAGAGTCAATTTAGCACCCGATTTTAATACGGAAATCAGAAGGTTTATCTTAGAAAAATTTTCTAATGAAGATTTGGAAGAACGAGGCCTACTTGTTTATACCACTCTTGATCTAGAAAAACAAAGATTTGCTGAAGAAGCCTTACGAATTGGAGTCGATTCAGTTCGTGGTGATCTCTCCAAACAAGAGTTAGAATATCAAAGCAAAGGCAAAGCTGACTTAGCAGAAGTTACTAGGAGTATTTTACCTCAACTCAGTGGGTCGATGATTTCACTTGATCCAGAGACGGGGGATGTAGAAGCACTTGTGGGTGGTTATAAAATCTCTAATGTTTTCCGATTCAATCGAGCAGAAGAAGCAAAACGCCAACCTGGATCTACAATCAAAGCCCTTGTTTATGCACTTGCTTTTGAAAAACGAATCGTGAATCCATCGTCCAGAATCAAAGATGAAAAATTGGATATTTCTGGCTACTCTCCCAAAAACTGGTACAAAGGTTATAAGGGGGAAATTACAGTCCGTCAAGCCCTTGCGCAATCAGTAAATACTGTTTCTGTAAAACTTCTGCATGAAGTGGGCATTTCATACTTCATCCAAAAACTTAGTGCCATCCTTTCTATTCCAGAAGAAGAAGCCGAACAAAGATTCCAAAGGAACTTATCACTTGCCCTTGGGTCTGGAGAATTGAGTCCAATGGAATTGTCTGTGATTTATGCAACACTGATGAATGGGGGAAGACGAGTCACTCCTAGAAAAATCATCAAAATCACTGATATGGATGGAAACGAATTTTATAATACAGTTGCCAATGAAGCCGCCGAACAAATATTAGATCCTGTTGCTTGTGCGATGGCAATAAATACTCTTCAATCTGTTTTAACTGAAGAAGGAACTATGACTTTGAAACGTAAAGAAGGGGAGCCTTTTTTATATGCAGGAAAAACTGGAACAGTCCAATCACCAAAACTCAAATCTTCAAAATGGAAAGGGATCAAAGGCGTAAGAGATGTTTGGTTTGCAGGACTCACACCGCGAAATGTAACGGTTGTTTGGGTTGGTCATGATGAAGGTGCACCATTCCCTGGATCTGGCTCAGGTGTATCGGGTGGAATTTGGTATAAATACATCCAAAACGTAAAATCAAAATTAGGAATGGGTAACCAATTAATCCCGAGTTTTGTTGGTGATTTTGTAAAAGTTGATGTTTGCGCTGATGATGGAACTACGATTGAAAATAATCCAGATTATGTTTGTAAAGTTCCTCTTTACGGTCAGTATTATTATATAGGAGATTTACCGCCGAAACGTAGTGGATTTAATAAGTCTGATCCACAACCAAATCTAAGCAATGTGCCGAATGGCATGGACAATGAAGATTCTGAAATTTCAAATTATGAGGAAGATGGCTCAAAGTCACAGCCGACAGCAGTAGATTCTGTTGAGTTAGAACCACCACTTATAGATAATCGGCGAGTTCGCTATAACGAAGAAACTCCTTAG